A genome region from Eretmochelys imbricata isolate rEreImb1 chromosome 8, rEreImb1.hap1, whole genome shotgun sequence includes the following:
- the MAT2B gene encoding methionine adenosyltransferase 2 subunit beta has translation MVGREKELKIRFVPGQCELVEEDANIPNRRVLITGATGLLGRAVYKEFNENNWHAVGCGYSRARPKFERINLLDSIGVHDIIQDFQPHVIVHCAAERRPDVVESQADVVSQLNVTASGNLAKEAAGIGAFLIYISTDYVFDGTNPPYKESDAPNPLNLYGKTKLEGEKAVLENNEGAAVLRIPVLYGEVEKLEESAVTVMFDKVQFSNKSANMDHWQQRFPTNIKDVASVCRQLSEKRMLDPSIKGTFHWSGNEQMTKYEMACTIADAFNLPSSHLRPITDSPVVGALRPRNAQLDCSKLEMLGIGQRTPFRVGIRESLWPFLVDKRWRQTVFH, from the exons ATGGTTGGCCGGGAGAAGGAGCTCAAGATCCGCTTCGTGCCGGGGCAGTGCGAGCTGGTGGAG GAAGATGCTAATATTCCCAATAGACGTGTTCTGATTACAGGAGCTACTGGGCTTCTTGGCAGAGCAGTGTACAAAGAATTTAATGAAAACAATTGGCATGCAGTTGGCTGTGGATACAGTAGAGCTCGACCCAAATTTGAGCGGATTAATCTTCTGGATTCTATTGGGGTTCATGACATTATCCAGGATTTTCAG CCTCATGTGATAGTGCATTGTGCTGCTGAGAGAAGACCAGATGTTGTAGAAAGTCAAGCAGATGTTGTTTCTCAGCTCAATGTGACTGCTTCAGGGAACTTAGCAAAAGAAGCAG CTGGAATTGGAGCATTTCTGATCTACATTAGTACAGACTATGTGTTTGATGGAACAAATCCTCCTTATAAAGAGAGTGATGCACCAAATCCCCTAAATCTTTATGGTAAAACTAAACTAGAAGGAGAAAAGGCAGTCCTTGAAAATAATGAAG GTGCTGCAGTGCTCAGAATTCCTGTCTTATACGGGGAGgtagaaaagctggaagagagTGCTGTGACTGTTATGTTTGATAAAGTGCAGTTCAGTAACAAATCAGCCAATATGGACCACTGGCAACAGAGATTTCCCACCAACATCAAGGATGTAGCCAGTGTTTGCCGACAGCTATCAGAGAAGAGAATGTTG GATCCATCAATAAAAGGAACATTCCACTGGTCTGGTAATGAACAGATGACCAAGTATGAAATGGCATGTACTATAGCAGATGCTTTCAACCTCCCCAGCAGCCACTTGAGACCA attactgATAGCCCAGTAGTGGGTGCTCTTCGTCCGAGGAATGCTCAGCTCGACTGCTCTAAACTAGAGATGCTGGGAATAGGACAACGAACGCCATTTCGAGTTGGGATCAGAGAATCGCTTTGGCCTTTCCTTGTTGACAAGAGATGGAGACAGACTGTCTTCCATTAA